A genomic stretch from Deltaproteobacteria bacterium includes:
- the bioF gene encoding 8-amino-7-oxononanoate synthase, translating into MVSSSFIQFFQKELSRIKGQNRFRSLLVLEGPVGPTIRINGRSLLLFASNDYLGLAAHPLMIRKTKEAIEQYGTGMGASRLVSGNHRLHHRLEQEMAAFKESEAALVFSSGYLTHLGTIPALAGEDDLIFSDSLNHASIVDACRLSRAQVVIYPHLQMEVLESRLRSAQRKPGSKVLIVTDGVFSMDGDLAPLPDLLRLARKYEALVLVDDAHATGVLGPGGKGSAAFWKMPAQDLLTMGTFSKALGCLGGFISGPEIMVAFLRNKARTLIYSTALPPSVCASGLTALGILQEEPLWLDRLRENMAYFQKGLETLGIDPQPCSVPIFSIITGTEEKTLAVSKALWEEGIFIPAIRPPTVPENESRLRISLMATHTKEHLDILLDALGKVF; encoded by the coding sequence ATGGTCTCTTCTTCTTTTATTCAGTTCTTTCAAAAAGAATTAAGCCGAATCAAAGGACAGAACCGCTTCCGGTCCTTACTGGTACTTGAAGGTCCTGTGGGACCGACCATCCGGATCAACGGCCGTTCCCTGCTCCTTTTTGCCTCCAATGATTATCTGGGCCTGGCCGCCCATCCCTTGATGATCCGAAAAACCAAAGAGGCGATAGAACAGTATGGAACAGGCATGGGGGCTTCCCGTCTGGTTTCGGGGAATCATCGTCTGCACCACCGGCTTGAGCAGGAGATGGCGGCCTTCAAAGAGAGCGAGGCGGCCCTGGTCTTTTCTTCCGGGTATCTGACCCACCTGGGCACTATCCCCGCTTTGGCCGGAGAGGATGACCTGATCTTCAGCGACTCCCTGAACCATGCCAGTATTGTCGATGCCTGCCGATTGAGCCGGGCCCAGGTCGTCATCTATCCCCATTTACAAATGGAGGTCCTGGAATCCAGGCTGCGCTCGGCCCAAAGAAAACCGGGCTCAAAAGTACTCATTGTTACCGACGGGGTCTTCAGCATGGACGGGGACCTGGCCCCCTTACCGGACTTACTCCGGTTGGCCAGGAAGTACGAGGCCCTGGTTTTAGTGGATGATGCCCACGCCACCGGTGTTCTGGGACCGGGTGGGAAGGGATCGGCTGCTTTTTGGAAAATGCCGGCGCAAGATCTATTAACCATGGGGACCTTCAGCAAAGCTTTGGGCTGTCTGGGTGGTTTTATCAGCGGTCCGGAAATCATGGTTGCTTTTTTAAGGAACAAGGCCCGAACCTTGATTTACTCTACGGCCCTGCCGCCTTCGGTTTGTGCTTCCGGATTGACCGCCCTGGGCATCCTTCAGGAAGAACCCTTATGGCTGGACCGGCTCCGGGAGAATATGGCCTATTTTCAAAAAGGATTGGAAACCTTAGGGATCGATCCCCAACCCTGTTCTGTCCCGATTTTTTCGATCATAACCGGCACAGAGGAAAAAACACTGGCTGTTTCCAAGGCCTTGTGGGAAGAAGGCATTTTTATTCCGGCCATCCGGCCTCCTACGGTCCCTGAGAACGAAAG
- the bioA gene encoding adenosylmethionine--8-amino-7-oxononanoate transaminase, which yields MKTNPPIPDTRNLTAWDHQYLWHPFTPQQYWEKEKPLVIQRGKGYRLQDTEGRWYIDGVSSLWVTVHGHGHPKLDGALKAQINRISHSTLLGLAHPPAVILAKELIGIAPKGLKRVFYSDSGSTAVEIALKMAFQYWANRGKPQKKSFICLENAYHGDTVGAVSVGGIPLFHQVYRPLLFKTYQAPSPYCYRCSLKKDPVRCQMACLDRLGQLMERHREGVAAFILEPLVQGAAGMIGYPGGYLKRVRELCTKHNILLIADEVAVGFGRTGTLFACEQEGISPDLLCLGKGLTGGYLPLAATLATEKIYRAFLGKVEEAKTFYHGHTYTGNPLACAVALANLELMGKETFFPELQKKIRWLEQALIPFRDLPQVGEVRQKGFMVGIELVKDKKTRGPFPVQERMGYQVIMEARKQGIIIRPLGDVIVLMPPLTISLKGLKELVAGTFQAIKKITFNDI from the coding sequence ATGAAAACCAATCCCCCCATTCCCGATACCCGAAACCTTACCGCCTGGGACCATCAATACCTCTGGCATCCCTTTACCCCCCAGCAATATTGGGAAAAGGAAAAGCCTCTGGTCATCCAGCGGGGCAAGGGCTATCGGCTTCAGGATACGGAAGGCCGCTGGTATATCGATGGGGTTTCCTCTCTCTGGGTGACGGTCCATGGCCACGGCCATCCAAAGTTGGATGGGGCCCTGAAGGCCCAGATCAACCGGATCAGCCATTCGACGTTATTAGGACTTGCCCATCCCCCAGCCGTTATCCTGGCCAAGGAACTGATCGGGATTGCACCCAAAGGCCTGAAAAGGGTCTTTTATTCGGACAGCGGCTCCACGGCCGTGGAGATCGCCCTCAAGATGGCCTTTCAATACTGGGCCAACCGGGGGAAGCCCCAAAAAAAATCCTTTATCTGCCTGGAAAATGCCTATCACGGGGACACGGTGGGGGCCGTCAGTGTGGGCGGGATCCCCCTTTTTCACCAGGTCTATCGACCCTTGCTTTTCAAGACCTATCAGGCCCCTTCCCCCTATTGTTACCGCTGTTCGTTAAAAAAAGATCCCGTCCGTTGTCAAATGGCCTGCCTGGACCGTCTGGGACAATTAATGGAAAGGCATAGGGAGGGGGTGGCGGCCTTTATTCTTGAACCCCTGGTCCAGGGTGCGGCCGGCATGATTGGTTATCCCGGCGGGTATTTAAAAAGGGTCCGGGAATTATGCACAAAACATAACATTCTCCTCATTGCCGATGAGGTGGCTGTGGGATTCGGCCGGACCGGGACCCTGTTTGCCTGTGAACAGGAAGGGATCAGTCCGGATTTGTTATGCCTCGGGAAAGGCCTGACCGGCGGCTACCTGCCCCTGGCCGCCACCCTGGCTACCGAAAAGATTTATCGGGCCTTTTTAGGCAAGGTGGAAGAGGCCAAAACCTTTTATCATGGCCACACCTACACCGGCAATCCCCTGGCCTGCGCCGTGGCCCTGGCCAATCTTGAATTGATGGGAAAAGAGACCTTTTTCCCCGAATTGCAAAAAAAGATCCGCTGGCTGGAACAGGCCCTCATCCCCTTCCGGGACCTTCCTCAAGTCGGAGAGGTACGGCAAAAGGGGTTTATGGTGGGCATTGAACTGGTTAAGGATAAAAAAACCAGGGGACCTTTTCCTGTGCAGGAAAGGATGGGCTATCAAGTCATTATGGAAGCCCGGAAACAGGGGATTATCATCCGGCCCCTGGGCGATGTGATCGTCCTGATGCCGCCCCTGACCATCTCCTTAAAAGGGTTAAAAGAGCTGGTGGCTGGGACCTTTCAGGCCATTAAAAAGATCACTTTTAACGATATTTGA
- the bioB gene encoding biotin synthase BioB, producing MENSIALLGEKVLAGESLSQTEAGRLAELNGPEQIFDLIFWANKIRQKYKGATVDLCAIINAKSGRCSEDCTFCAQSVRYPTEAPHYPLMEVGELLEAAEKAYKNQAGRFGIVTSGRSLSKPEELDRVCQVIATLTREGKISPCASLGLLTPEMVQALKQAGLVSYHHNIETASSFYPSICTTHPFEARAKTIQTAREAGWRICSGGIFGLGETMKQRIEMAFTLKALGVDSVPVNFLNPIPGTPLENRPTLTPLECLQTIALFRFLLPEADIRTCGGREKGLRTLQPLMYLAGCNGTMIGNYLTTEGRSPQVDVQEIRDLGLVPRG from the coding sequence TTGGAAAATAGTATCGCCCTTTTGGGGGAAAAAGTTTTAGCCGGAGAATCCCTCAGTCAAACCGAAGCCGGGCGGTTGGCTGAACTGAACGGGCCGGAACAGATATTCGACCTTATTTTCTGGGCCAATAAAATCAGGCAGAAATATAAAGGTGCGACCGTCGATCTGTGCGCTATTATCAACGCCAAATCAGGGCGCTGTTCCGAAGACTGTACCTTTTGTGCCCAATCCGTAAGGTATCCCACCGAGGCCCCCCATTATCCTCTCATGGAGGTCGGAGAGCTGCTGGAAGCTGCTGAAAAGGCATATAAGAACCAGGCCGGGCGGTTTGGCATTGTGACCAGCGGGCGCTCCCTTTCCAAACCGGAGGAATTAGACCGGGTCTGCCAGGTTATTGCAACTCTGACTCGGGAAGGTAAAATCAGTCCCTGTGCTTCGCTGGGGCTTCTCACCCCGGAGATGGTCCAGGCCTTAAAACAGGCCGGTTTGGTTTCGTATCATCACAATATTGAAACAGCCTCCAGCTTTTATCCCTCCATCTGCACCACCCATCCTTTTGAAGCCAGGGCCAAGACCATTCAAACAGCCAGGGAGGCCGGCTGGCGTATCTGTTCCGGCGGTATCTTCGGCCTGGGCGAGACCATGAAACAGAGGATAGAGATGGCTTTTACCCTGAAGGCCTTGGGGGTGGATTCCGTTCCTGTGAATTTTTTAAACCCTATACCGGGCACGCCCCTGGAAAACCGTCCAACCCTGACCCCGCTTGAATGTTTACAGACCATCGCCTTGTTTCGCTTCTTACTACCCGAGGCCGATATCCGGACCTGCGGCGGCCGGGAAAAGGGGCTCCGCACATTGCAGCCCCTGATGTATCTGGCCGGTTGCAACGGGACGATGATCGGGAACTATTTGACTACCGAGGGCAGAAGCCCCCAGGTGGATGTCCAGGAGATCAGGGACCTGGGACTTGTACCGAGAGGTTAA